From a region of the Bacteroidota bacterium genome:
- a CDS encoding M1 family metallopeptidase: MKKLLLLLSAAALSGSLNAQSKAYFQQDVAYTIHVKLDDEKHFLYGDEKLVYKNNSPDALPFIWMHIWPNAYKNNQTALGKQLTENGELKFHYAKDEDRGYIDSLNFTVDGQPVKTEAHPQHIDIIKIVLNQPLQPGGEITIATPFRVKIPSGEFSRLGHIKQQYQITQWYPKPAVYDRNGWNEIPYLDQGEFYSEFGKFDVFISVPKNYVVGATGDLTDCPDEVKWLDEKAAATAKKDYDYSDIEFPASSPEFKTLHYHQEKVHDFAWFCDKRYNVLKGDVNMPHSKRKVTTWVMFTNDHARLWKNSIPYVNDALNYYSLWNGDYPYNHCTAVDGALSAGGGMEYPNITVIGGVNSAATLETVIMHEVGHNWFYGILGSNERVNGWLDEGINSANELRYHETKYPNWSLVGGQSGPNGLANLAGLEKLKQKAQYYLLFNISASQHTDQPCQFHSADFTSTNYGTIMYSKTAVVFDYLRGYLGDTLYDKAMSTYFERWKFKHPQPEDLFSTLEEVTGRKLDWLRQLINTTDHLDYKIVSAKRNSDNTWAVTLRNTGDIAGPVALHGIRIGALPKTVWYEGFTGEKTLTLPAGDYDRIRIDFEEDMPEIERKNNTYHTHGLLRKAEPFKLQLGGSYEDPARTQLFWSPVVGLNHYDKFMAGAAIYNQTIFPKKFQFAIMPMYAFGSKDIVGHGEAFFNIMPKKAFRLIKVGAVGNSYHMLNVDEMNIPGANEDFNARKLRFIKVAPGISFEFKKKRLRNPTTHTLSFRSVWVREDRVTYIMDPNTTSLVIRPYDRTFFEANYLINNANKKNPWNILTQFQTGDNMSKVQVTANYKLRYKRNRSIDFRFFAGGFLSDAANNGLYRFRLSGWGPQGIGNHDYLYDHVFAARNQLTGFFSRQMVNTDGAFKIYSPLGQTSNWLTALNADIQLPFKPRVFSWLRLYADAGLYSIDGTGGETAFQYNAGLHIQVGITDVYLPLLYSADIKDYLDVNDINMLETVRFTIRFDDLRPAKILSNAF; this comes from the coding sequence ATGAAAAAACTGCTCCTGTTGCTTTCTGCCGCTGCGCTTTCCGGTAGTCTCAACGCCCAGTCGAAGGCCTACTTCCAGCAGGATGTGGCCTACACCATCCATGTAAAACTGGACGATGAAAAACATTTTTTGTACGGCGATGAAAAGCTGGTTTACAAAAACAACTCGCCTGATGCGCTGCCGTTTATCTGGATGCACATCTGGCCCAATGCCTATAAAAATAACCAGACCGCACTTGGCAAACAGCTTACCGAAAACGGCGAGCTGAAATTTCATTACGCCAAAGACGAAGATCGGGGCTATATCGACAGTCTGAACTTTACCGTTGACGGGCAGCCGGTGAAAACCGAAGCCCATCCGCAGCACATCGACATTATAAAAATTGTGCTCAACCAGCCGTTGCAACCCGGCGGCGAAATTACCATTGCTACTCCATTCCGCGTGAAAATTCCGAGCGGCGAATTTTCCCGTCTCGGCCATATCAAACAACAGTACCAGATTACCCAGTGGTATCCCAAACCGGCAGTGTACGACCGTAACGGATGGAACGAAATTCCCTATCTTGATCAGGGTGAATTTTACTCAGAGTTCGGCAAGTTTGATGTATTTATTTCGGTTCCGAAAAATTACGTGGTAGGTGCCACCGGCGATCTTACCGATTGCCCGGATGAAGTAAAATGGCTGGATGAAAAAGCAGCAGCTACCGCCAAAAAAGATTACGACTATTCAGACATTGAATTCCCCGCCTCATCGCCCGAATTTAAAACCTTGCATTATCATCAGGAAAAAGTACACGACTTTGCGTGGTTCTGCGACAAACGCTACAATGTGCTGAAGGGTGATGTAAACATGCCCCACAGCAAACGCAAAGTAACCACCTGGGTAATGTTTACCAACGACCATGCCCGCCTCTGGAAAAACTCAATCCCGTATGTGAATGATGCGCTCAATTACTACTCACTCTGGAACGGCGATTATCCTTACAACCACTGCACTGCTGTTGACGGTGCGCTGAGCGCAGGCGGCGGAATGGAATATCCGAACATTACCGTAATTGGCGGTGTTAACAGTGCGGCCACACTCGAAACGGTAATTATGCACGAAGTAGGCCACAACTGGTTCTACGGCATACTCGGCAGCAACGAACGTGTAAACGGCTGGCTCGATGAAGGCATCAACTCAGCAAACGAGCTTCGCTACCACGAAACAAAATACCCCAACTGGTCGCTCGTAGGCGGACAAAGCGGGCCCAATGGGTTGGCTAATCTGGCCGGTCTGGAAAAACTCAAGCAGAAAGCACAGTATTATCTGCTCTTCAACATCTCAGCCAGCCAGCATACCGATCAGCCCTGCCAGTTTCATTCGGCTGATTTCACAAGCACCAACTACGGCACCATCATGTATTCCAAAACAGCCGTAGTATTCGATTACCTGCGCGGCTACCTTGGCGATACACTTTACGACAAAGCCATGAGCACCTACTTCGAACGCTGGAAATTCAAGCATCCCCAGCCCGAAGACCTGTTCTCTACGCTTGAAGAAGTAACCGGCCGCAAACTCGACTGGCTGCGTCAGCTCATCAACACCACCGATCACCTCGATTATAAAATTGTATCGGCCAAACGCAACAGCGACAACACCTGGGCCGTAACACTCCGCAACACCGGCGATATTGCCGGCCCCGTGGCACTGCATGGCATACGCATCGGCGCATTGCCCAAAACCGTGTGGTACGAAGGCTTTACCGGCGAAAAAACACTGACACTCCCTGCAGGCGATTACGACCGCATCCGCATCGACTTCGAGGAAGATATGCCCGAAATCGAACGCAAAAACAATACTTACCACACACATGGTCTGCTGCGCAAAGCAGAGCCTTTTAAACTGCAGCTTGGCGGCAGTTATGAAGATCCGGCACGCACACAACTGTTCTGGTCGCCGGTAGTTGGCCTCAATCACTACGACAAATTCATGGCCGGTGCTGCAATCTACAACCAGACTATCTTCCCGAAAAAATTCCAGTTTGCCATTATGCCCATGTACGCATTCGGCAGCAAGGATATTGTCGGGCACGGCGAAGCATTCTTCAATATCATGCCGAAGAAAGCATTCCGCCTGATCAAAGTTGGTGCAGTTGGAAATTCCTATCACATGCTCAATGTGGACGAAATGAATATTCCCGGTGCCAATGAAGATTTTAATGCACGCAAACTGCGCTTCATTAAAGTGGCCCCCGGAATTTCTTTTGAGTTTAAGAAGAAACGCCTCCGCAATCCCACTACACATACACTTTCTTTCCGATCGGTATGGGTGCGCGAAGACCGCGTAACCTACATCATGGATCCCAACACAACCTCACTGGTTATTCGTCCTTACGACCGCACCTTCTTCGAAGCAAACTACCTCATCAATAACGCCAACAAGAAAAATCCATGGAACATCCTTACCCAGTTCCAGACCGGCGACAACATGAGTAAAGTACAGGTAACAGCCAACTACAAACTCCGCTACAAGCGTAACCGCTCTATCGACTTCCGTTTCTTTGCCGGAGGCTTCCTGAGCGATGCCGCCAACAATGGCTTGTACCGTTTCCGCCTCAGCGGCTGGGGCCCGCAAGGCATCGGCAACCACGATTACCTCTACGACCATGTGTTTGCTGCACGCAACCAGCTTACCGGTTTCTTCTCGCGGCAGATGGTAAATACCGACGGTGCATTTAAAATCTACTCGCCGCTCGGTCAAACATCAAACTGGCTTACCGCACTCAATGCTGATATTCAGTTGCCCTTTAAACCGCGCGTATTCAGCTGGCTGCGTTTGTATGCCGATGCCGGTTTATACAGCATTGATGGCACCGGTGGCGAAACGGCATTCCAGTACAACGCCGGTTTACACATACAGGTTGGCATTACCGACGTGTATCTGCCCCTGCTCTACTCTGCTGATATCAAAGATTACCTCGATGTAAACGATATCAACATGCTTGAAACCGTTCGCTTCACAATTCGTTTCGACGACCTTCGTCCGGCAAAAATTCTGAGCAACGCCTTCTAA
- a CDS encoding AhpC/TSA family protein, whose product MQKFLYLTLVIAAFTLHVNCGSNGRSKPGDSNITVNGELKNCSGDTIYFVDVSSKEFKTIDSTIADEEGRFTLYAEIAHKGFYNVVVGRDGSQNAVLILGPGDEVKLTGDAKNLGYSWQAEGSEDTKHFKQLNEYMIGYEKKREPVLRYRDSLLQIYQYEVSLSNNNKNRIDSLDKAIEQPFTQAQEKLDALMDEGVVFVRAFIDKHPASFANIPALQLLDQAEDLAYFDKTVAALKVKYPTSPNVTMLEEMVTRIHKALEPRPSPFAEGQVPDDIVLQNTEGKTMRLSELRGKVVLIDFWASWCQPCRQESPNVVANYKKYHDKGFEVFSVSLDKDKEAWKKAIADDGLIWKWHVLDNTQDPAGSFATKYGASSIPRAFLLNREGKIIHTDVRGKMLGNLLEKELGNQ is encoded by the coding sequence ATGCAAAAATTTCTCTATCTGACTTTAGTCATCGCTGCATTCACACTGCATGTAAACTGCGGCAGCAACGGCAGAAGCAAACCCGGCGACAGCAACATCACCGTTAACGGTGAACTCAAAAACTGCAGTGGTGACACCATCTACTTCGTGGATGTATCGTCGAAGGAATTCAAAACCATCGACTCTACCATTGCCGACGAGGAAGGCCGTTTTACGCTTTACGCAGAAATAGCACACAAAGGTTTTTACAATGTGGTGGTAGGGCGAGACGGCAGCCAGAATGCCGTGCTCATACTTGGTCCCGGCGATGAGGTGAAACTTACCGGCGATGCAAAAAACCTCGGCTATTCATGGCAGGCAGAAGGTTCGGAAGATACCAAACACTTCAAGCAGCTGAATGAATACATGATCGGGTATGAAAAAAAGCGCGAGCCCGTGTTGCGCTACCGTGATTCGTTGCTGCAGATTTATCAGTATGAAGTGAGCTTGAGCAACAATAATAAAAATCGCATCGACTCACTCGACAAGGCCATTGAACAGCCATTTACACAAGCACAGGAAAAGTTAGACGCACTGATGGATGAAGGCGTGGTATTTGTGCGCGCTTTTATTGATAAACATCCCGCCTCGTTTGCCAACATTCCCGCATTGCAACTGCTCGATCAGGCCGAAGATCTTGCCTACTTTGATAAAACGGTGGCTGCGCTCAAGGTAAAATATCCCACATCGCCCAACGTAACCATGCTCGAAGAAATGGTTACACGCATTCACAAAGCACTTGAACCACGGCCCAGTCCGTTTGCCGAAGGACAGGTGCCCGACGACATTGTATTGCAAAACACCGAAGGCAAAACCATGCGCCTTTCCGAACTTCGCGGTAAAGTGGTGCTGATTGATTTCTGGGCCTCGTGGTGCCAGCCCTGCAGGCAGGAATCGCCAAATGTAGTAGCTAACTACAAAAAGTACCACGATAAAGGCTTCGAGGTTTTCAGCGTTTCGCTCGACAAAGACAAGGAAGCCTGGAAGAAAGCCATAGCCGACGACGGGTTAATCTGGAAATGGCATGTGCTCGACAATACTCAGGATCCGGCCGGTTCGTTTGCCACAAAATATGGTGCATCCTCCATTCCCCGCGCCTTCCTGCTCAACCGCGAAGGAAAAATCATTCATACCGACGTACGGGGCAAAATGCTTGGTAACCTGCTTGAAAAAGAACTGGGCAACCAATAA
- the gatB gene encoding Asp-tRNA(Asn)/Glu-tRNA(Gln) amidotransferase subunit GatB: MSSSVYDLYEPVIGLEVHAQLLTRTKAYAADEAAYGAMPNSLVSPVTLGLPGTLPKANKQVIDFAIRLGLALECEIRERNEYARKNYFYADLPKGYQITQDKTPICTNGKVRIKDDNGNEKIIRIQRIHMEEDAGKSMHDADPLDTLVDLNRAGVPLVEIVTEPDIASADEAYRYLTEIRRLVRYLDICDGNMEEGSLRCDANISVRKKGDPKFGRRVEVKNMNSISNVKRAIEHEVIRQIDIIEAGGIIDQDTRSFEALTGTTFSLRSKEAANDYRYFPEPDLLPVMVTQTHIARVQSELPPLPAALFRKYTAELGLTAYDAGVLTDAKEIALFYEEVLRHTAALPDRKAAAKAAANWVMGPVKSYLNENAIHISQLTVSAQRLAQLIELIDSGKVSFAVANQRIFPLMAQHTDKTPLELAEAHNLIQESDEGALLELVKEAVAKYPAKVTEYKNGKTNLVGMFMGEVMKLSKGKADPKVASELVKKVLDEQP; encoded by the coding sequence ATGTCATCATCCGTTTACGATCTCTACGAACCGGTAATTGGTCTTGAAGTTCACGCCCAGTTGCTTACCCGTACCAAAGCCTATGCGGCCGACGAAGCCGCTTACGGCGCCATGCCAAACTCACTGGTGAGCCCGGTTACACTGGGTTTGCCGGGTACACTTCCCAAAGCCAACAAGCAGGTTATCGACTTTGCCATACGTCTCGGGCTGGCGCTCGAATGCGAAATACGCGAGCGGAACGAATACGCCCGCAAGAATTATTTCTATGCCGATTTGCCCAAAGGCTACCAGATTACGCAGGACAAAACACCGATCTGTACCAATGGCAAAGTGCGTATCAAAGACGACAACGGCAACGAAAAGATTATCCGCATCCAGCGCATTCACATGGAAGAAGACGCGGGCAAAAGCATGCACGATGCCGATCCGCTGGATACGCTGGTGGATCTGAACCGCGCCGGTGTACCGCTGGTGGAAATTGTTACCGAACCCGATATTGCCAGCGCCGACGAGGCCTACCGCTACCTCACCGAAATACGCCGCTTAGTGCGCTACCTCGACATTTGCGACGGCAACATGGAAGAAGGCAGCCTGCGCTGTGACGCCAACATTTCGGTACGCAAAAAAGGCGACCCGAAATTCGGCCGACGCGTGGAAGTGAAAAACATGAACTCCATCAGCAATGTGAAGCGTGCCATTGAACACGAAGTGATCAGGCAGATTGACATTATTGAAGCGGGTGGAATAATTGATCAGGACACACGCAGCTTTGAGGCATTAACCGGCACCACGTTTTCGCTGCGCAGCAAGGAAGCAGCCAACGACTACCGCTATTTTCCGGAGCCAGATTTGCTGCCGGTAATGGTTACTCAAACACACATTGCCCGCGTACAAAGCGAACTTCCGCCCCTGCCGGCTGCACTCTTCCGCAAGTACACCGCTGAACTCGGCCTCACCGCTTACGATGCAGGCGTACTTACCGATGCAAAGGAAATTGCACTTTTCTACGAAGAGGTTTTACGCCACACCGCTGCCCTGCCCGACCGCAAAGCAGCGGCCAAAGCGGCTGCCAACTGGGTAATGGGCCCGGTAAAATCATACCTCAACGAAAACGCCATACACATCAGTCAGCTCACCGTTTCGGCACAGCGGCTGGCTCAACTCATTGAGCTTATCGACAGCGGAAAGGTAAGTTTTGCCGTAGCCAACCAGCGCATTTTCCCGCTCATGGCGCAACACACCGATAAAACTCCGCTCGAACTGGCCGAAGCGCACAACCTGATTCAGGAAAGCGACGAAGGTGCGCTGCTTGAATTAGTGAAGGAAGCCGTAGCAAAATATCCCGCCAAAGTGACCGAATATAAGAACGGCAAAACCAATCTGGTAGGCATGTTTATGGGTGAGGTAATGAAACTCTCCAAAGGCAAGGCCGATCCGAAAGTAGCCAGCGAATTAGTGAAAAAAGTACTCGACGAACAACCCTGA
- the ruvC gene encoding crossover junction endodeoxyribonuclease RuvC, translating into MPCGVSSQRQNKQNHVSATTPAKPLVDKVVLGIDPGTTIMGFGAIRITGRQMTLLEMGVIRLEKIDDPHLKLKRIFEETLALADLHKPDEFAIEAPFFGKNVQSMLKLGRAQGVAIAAALNRDIPIFEYSPKKIKMSITGNGNASKEQVAAMLQQLLKIKELPKYLDATDGLAAAVCHYFQNSGAGGKVEKKFGSWEAFLSNNPGRKVK; encoded by the coding sequence ATGCCCTGCGGTGTTTCTTCACAGCGCCAAAATAAGCAAAACCACGTGTCAGCAACCACTCCTGCCAAACCACTTGTTGATAAAGTTGTGCTCGGCATCGATCCCGGTACAACCATCATGGGCTTTGGCGCCATCCGCATTACCGGCCGGCAAATGACGCTGCTTGAAATGGGGGTTATCCGTCTCGAAAAAATCGACGACCCGCACCTCAAGCTTAAACGTATTTTCGAAGAAACCCTGGCCCTGGCCGATCTTCATAAGCCTGATGAATTTGCCATTGAAGCACCATTCTTTGGTAAAAACGTACAGTCCATGCTCAAGCTCGGACGCGCACAGGGTGTGGCTATTGCTGCGGCGCTCAACCGCGATATTCCCATTTTCGAATACAGCCCCAAGAAAATAAAAATGTCCATTACCGGCAATGGCAATGCTTCGAAAGAACAGGTGGCCGCCATGCTGCAACAATTGCTGAAAATAAAAGAGCTTCCCAAATACCTTGATGCCACCGACGGACTGGCGGCTGCGGTTTGTCACTATTTTCAGAATTCGGGTGCGGGCGGTAAGGTGGAGAAGAAATTTGGGAGCTGGGAGGCGTTTTTGAGTAATAATCCGGGGAGGAAGGTGAAGTAA
- a CDS encoding flippase-like domain-containing protein has product MKKHRRALLRWLSWLLKVAIVSAAVWYLWLYMRSNQLTQHFTQLAGASFSLWLAVWLLWPLNWGLEALKWKLLVRQLQPVRFGQALQAVLAGVTVGTATPNRVGESVARVCILPPEKRVAALGLAAAGSAAQLLVTSLAAVAGMFYARKELQLPAIEPGPVFGFGLGIALLCVWLYFVLRNYPQGKQFLHSFAQIRRSAAIAVLTLSALRYLVYMFQFVLLLRAAGIALPVDMLAAAVAVTYGIVTLVPTFAFTEIVVRGSAAAAVIGGMCGNAEAALSAAVVLWSINVGLPALAGIVPVLTFRLFKNDAHD; this is encoded by the coding sequence GTGAAGAAACACCGCAGGGCATTATTGCGATGGCTTTCGTGGCTGCTAAAGGTAGCAATAGTTTCGGCTGCGGTGTGGTACCTGTGGCTGTATATGCGCAGCAACCAGCTCACGCAGCATTTCACGCAGCTTGCCGGAGCATCATTTTCACTTTGGCTGGCCGTGTGGTTGCTGTGGCCGCTGAACTGGGGGCTTGAAGCGTTGAAATGGAAACTCCTTGTGCGGCAACTTCAGCCGGTACGTTTCGGGCAGGCGCTGCAGGCTGTGCTGGCTGGTGTTACTGTGGGCACGGCTACACCCAACCGCGTGGGCGAAAGTGTAGCGCGTGTGTGCATTCTTCCTCCCGAAAAACGGGTGGCTGCACTTGGGCTGGCTGCTGCCGGAAGTGCCGCCCAGTTACTGGTTACATCGCTTGCTGCCGTGGCCGGTATGTTTTATGCCCGAAAGGAGCTGCAGCTTCCTGCCATAGAACCGGGGCCGGTGTTTGGGTTTGGACTGGGCATTGCGTTGCTGTGTGTGTGGCTTTATTTCGTGCTGCGTAACTATCCGCAAGGCAAACAGTTCCTTCATTCATTCGCTCAAATCCGCCGGTCTGCAGCTATTGCGGTGCTTACACTCTCGGCGTTGCGCTATTTGGTTTACATGTTTCAGTTTGTGCTGCTGCTGCGCGCTGCTGGTATTGCGCTTCCGGTTGATATGCTGGCGGCTGCAGTGGCGGTTACGTATGGCATTGTTACACTTGTACCCACATTTGCCTTTACCGAAATTGTAGTGCGTGGCTCGGCGGCGGCGGCTGTTATTGGCGGCATGTGCGGCAATGCGGAGGCTGCACTGAGCGCGGCGGTGGTGTTGTGGAGCATTAACGTAGGACTTCCCGCACTGGCGGGTATTGTGCCTGTGCTCACTTTCCGGTTGTTCAAAAACGATGCACATGATTGA
- a CDS encoding glycosyltransferase, translating to MIEAVYIVSLLLAAAYLFVLLPPVWRFRRLPAQKLLPPLPLSVSIIVPARNEEMHILQCLAALQRQTCGAEIIVVNDHSADHTAALAASVPGVRVLDLEPGKAGKKAALEKGIAAAGGTLILTTDADCTPPPLWCASLSAALQGQTELCIGPILLQGGKSWLTAMQNIESIAVQSVSAGMLSQGVAFTASGASLGYYRHVPAAAGGYAQDQTPSGDDVLLLLRTHRRNPASVVWLHNPEAIVPAAAAATLPEFISQRIRWASKYGSYTSRPVRMLGLSLAAAAVWPWLLALAALYVPDFFVPLAGFLALKFAGDFLLLSLSQSFFRKPDLLRWFAVVWPLYQLLTPVIAAGALRKKFSWKERTYTT from the coding sequence ATGATTGAAGCGGTTTACATTGTGTCACTGCTTCTTGCTGCGGCATATCTGTTTGTGCTGTTGCCGCCGGTGTGGCGTTTTAGGCGGTTGCCGGCGCAAAAGTTATTGCCGCCATTGCCTTTGTCTGTAAGTATTATTGTACCTGCGCGCAACGAGGAGATGCATATTCTCCAATGCCTTGCTGCACTTCAGCGTCAAACATGCGGAGCGGAAATAATCGTGGTAAACGATCATTCTGCCGACCACACCGCTGCGCTGGCGGCTTCGGTACCGGGTGTGCGTGTGCTGGATCTGGAACCGGGAAAGGCCGGCAAAAAAGCGGCGCTTGAAAAAGGTATTGCAGCAGCAGGCGGCACATTGATACTTACCACCGATGCCGACTGCACGCCGCCGCCCCTGTGGTGTGCAAGCCTTTCGGCCGCCCTGCAGGGGCAAACAGAACTTTGCATCGGTCCGATTCTGTTGCAGGGTGGGAAAAGCTGGCTTACGGCCATGCAAAACATCGAAAGCATTGCCGTGCAGAGTGTATCGGCCGGAATGCTGAGCCAGGGTGTGGCGTTTACGGCCAGTGGAGCCAGTTTGGGCTATTACCGCCATGTGCCCGCGGCTGCGGGGGGCTATGCACAGGATCAAACTCCTTCGGGCGATGATGTGTTGCTGTTGTTGCGCACACACAGGCGTAATCCGGCTTCAGTAGTTTGGCTGCATAACCCCGAAGCCATTGTACCCGCCGCCGCCGCCGCCACATTGCCTGAGTTCATTAGTCAGCGTATTCGTTGGGCTTCCAAATATGGCAGCTATACTTCCCGGCCAGTGCGTATGCTGGGCTTAAGCCTTGCGGCGGCGGCGGTTTGGCCCTGGCTGCTGGCGCTGGCGGCGTTGTATGTGCCTGACTTTTTTGTGCCGCTGGCCGGGTTTCTTGCGTTAAAATTTGCAGGCGACTTTTTGTTATTATCTTTATCGCAGTCGTTCTTCCGAAAGCCTGATCTTTTGCGCTGGTTTGCAGTTGTGTGGCCGCTTTATCAGCTTCTCACACCTGTAATTGCCGCAGGTGCACTTCGCAAAAAATTCAGCTGGAAAGAAAGAACATACACCACCTGA
- a CDS encoding ABC transporter permease, which produces MQASPDNSLHEFAQTISSETGSGRSLSMMANAWRRMRKNKLALVGLWVIVAMIFIAILGYTITPDGSPDADTHIDELSICKPGFSCQILRFRKHDEPNVTGFFRKMIFGEPNDYQYHAISDYSFEDNAIVWHEWAEGGSGGKEHRDLLTEVIYAVNESRPQNSDTIRQTEVFYEIGNAAPQTRTWSQLRHEVLANIHQQTFWLGTDQHGRDLLSRVLIGTRISLFVGLISVTISFIIGMLMGALAGFFRGWLDDLIMWFINVVWSIPTLLLVIAITLVLGKGMFPVFIAVGLTMWVDTARIVRGQILSIREKEFVEAGRALGFRNMRIIIHHVLPNVLGPVIVITAHNFASAILIEAGLSFLGIGAQRPTPSWGIMISDYRGYILVGDYFLALIPGLAIMLLVMAFMFLGNGLRDAIDTKMGEQDKIMT; this is translated from the coding sequence ATGCAGGCATCGCCGGATAATTCGCTACACGAATTCGCCCAGACCATTTCCTCTGAAACAGGAAGCGGGAGGTCGTTGTCTATGATGGCCAACGCATGGCGAAGGATGCGAAAAAACAAACTTGCCTTAGTGGGGCTCTGGGTAATTGTGGCAATGATTTTTATTGCCATTCTTGGCTATACCATTACACCCGACGGGAGCCCCGATGCGGATACACACATTGACGAACTCAGTATTTGCAAGCCCGGTTTCTCATGCCAGATTCTGCGTTTCCGCAAACATGATGAGCCCAACGTCACCGGTTTCTTTCGCAAAATGATTTTCGGCGAACCAAACGATTATCAGTATCACGCAATTTCTGATTATTCGTTCGAAGACAATGCGATTGTGTGGCATGAGTGGGCAGAGGGCGGCTCAGGAGGAAAAGAACACCGCGACCTGCTTACTGAGGTTATTTATGCCGTTAACGAATCACGTCCGCAAAACTCCGATACCATCCGTCAAACCGAAGTGTTTTACGAAATAGGTAACGCGGCCCCGCAAACGCGAACCTGGTCGCAACTTCGCCACGAAGTACTTGCCAATATTCACCAGCAAACGTTCTGGCTGGGTACTGATCAGCATGGACGCGATTTGCTTAGCCGTGTGTTAATCGGAACCCGCATTTCGCTTTTTGTAGGACTGATTTCAGTAACCATTTCGTTTATCATTGGTATGCTGATGGGGGCGCTTGCGGGTTTTTTCAGAGGATGGCTTGATGACCTGATCATGTGGTTTATCAATGTGGTGTGGTCTATTCCCACCTTGCTGCTCGTGATTGCAATTACGCTTGTGCTTGGTAAAGGAATGTTTCCGGTGTTTATTGCCGTTGGTTTAACCATGTGGGTAGATACGGCCCGCATAGTGCGTGGGCAAATACTCAGTATCCGGGAAAAGGAATTTGTAGAAGCCGGACGTGCACTGGGTTTCCGCAACATGCGTATCATCATTCATCATGTATTGCCCAATGTGCTTGGGCCGGTAATTGTAATTACAGCGCATAATTTCGCCAGCGCCATTCTCATCGAAGCCGGGTTGAGTTTTCTGGGCATCGGTGCGCAACGACCTACGCCCTCGTGGGGAATTATGATCAGCGATTACAGAGGTTATATTCTGGTGGGTGATTATTTTCTGGCACTCATTCCCGGATTGGCAATTATGCTGCTCGTAATGGCCTTTATGTTTCTCGGAAACGGATTGCGCGATGCCATTGATACCAAAATGGGCGAACAGGATAAAATTATGACCTGA
- a CDS encoding deoxynucleoside kinase, with amino-acid sequence MHLAIAGNIGSGKTTLTTLLSKQYGWQAHYEDADENPYLSDFYEDMQRWSFNLQIYFLNSRFAQMLDIRKSGINVIQDRTIYEDAHIFAPNLHAMGLMTTRDFENYFALYRLMEELIQPPDLIIYLRASVPTLVNQIQKRGREYENAIRIDYLKRLNERYEAWISQYELGKLLIVDVDENKFMDNPEHLGEIMNKINAEINGLF; translated from the coding sequence ATGCATCTTGCAATAGCTGGAAATATCGGCTCCGGAAAAACCACACTCACCACATTGCTCAGCAAGCAATACGGTTGGCAGGCTCATTACGAAGACGCGGATGAAAATCCCTACCTCAGCGATTTTTACGAAGACATGCAACGCTGGTCGTTTAACCTGCAGATTTACTTTCTGAACAGCCGCTTTGCACAAATGCTTGATATACGCAAGTCGGGCATCAACGTAATTCAGGATCGTACCATATACGAGGATGCGCATATTTTTGCGCCCAACCTGCATGCAATGGGGTTGATGACAACACGCGATTTCGAAAACTATTTCGCGCTGTATCGTCTCATGGAAGAACTCATTCAGCCGCCCGATCTGATTATCTATCTCCGTGCTTCTGTCCCCACGCTGGTTAACCAGATTCAGAAACGCGGCCGCGAGTACGAAAATGCAATCCGCATCGACTATCTCAAACGTCTCAACGAACGCTATGAAGCCTGGATTTCACAATACGAACTTGGCAAGCTGCTGATTGTAGATGTGGATGAAAATAAATTCATGGATAATCCCGAACATCTCGGCGAAATCATGAATAAAATCAACGCCGAAATCAACGGTCTGTTCTAG